A stretch of Penaeus vannamei isolate JL-2024 chromosome 18, ASM4276789v1, whole genome shotgun sequence DNA encodes these proteins:
- the LOC113822644 gene encoding uncharacterized protein encodes MRVDLEGEIVNIMSAYAPQMGCDEEEKTQFWEDVEEDLREILESERLWIGGDFNGHCGSNNRGKEDTIGIYGVGASNVAGDQLVDFAMNHSLQGDLGSITPRRKLIGVQRTKWWKLADKDTQSQFVVAARDKLQQSEREGNRSFEEVTEDLRKLGERLLGRTSRKCKPGKETWWWNDEVQESLKRKKEAEKTLDMENDDENKEVYKLAKKEAKKSVARAKARAYQVVYEDMETIDGQKRALRMAKQRDKNSKDINQTRMIKDEKGNVLVENAEILKRWQGYFNKLMNEENPRESRQETQRVVEKRT; translated from the exons ATGAGAGTGGATCTTGAAGGAGAAATTGTAAACATCATGAGTGCTTATGCACCCCAAATGGGctgtgatgaagaagagaaaacgcaATTTTGGGAAGACGTAGAGGAAGATCTGAGGGAAATACTGGAGAGTGAAAGGCTATGGATTGGAGGAGACTTCAATGGCCACTGCGGAAGTAAcaacagaggaaaggaggataccATCGGAATATATGGAGTTGGAGCGAGCAACGTGGCAGGCGATCAGTTGGTTGACTTTGCTATGAATCACAGCCTGCAAGGTGATCTTGG AAGTATAACACCAAGGAGGAAACTAATAGGAGTACAAAGAACAAAATGGTGGAAATTGGCAGACAAAGATACGCAGAGCCAGTTTGTGGTAGCAGCAAGAGACAAGCTACagcagagtgaaagggaaggaaataggagctTTGAGGAAGTGACAGAAGACCTGAGAAAGCTAGGAGAAAGACTGTTAGGGAGAACATCAAGAAAATGCAAACCTGGAAAAGAGACATGGTGGTGGAATGATGAGGTACAGGAGAGCctcaagaggaagaaggaagcagagaaaacCTTAGACATGGAGAATGACGATGAGAATAAAGAAGTATACAAGTTggcaaagaaagaagcaaagaagagtgTTGCCCGGGCAAAGGCAAGAGCATACCAAGTGGTGTATGAGGACATGGAGACCATCGATGGACAGAAGCGGGCACTGAGAATGGCAAAGCAGAGAGACAAGAACTCAAAGGACATCAACCAGACAAGGATGATCAAGGATGAAAAGGGCAATGTGTTAGTGGAAAATGCTGAGATACTGAAGAGATGGCAGGGATATTTCAACAAACTGATGAATGAGGAGAACCCTAGAGAAAGCAGGCAAGAGACCCAGAGAGTCGTGGAGAAAAGGACTTGA
- the LOC138864778 gene encoding uncharacterized protein yields MKNGKAVGPDNLPVEVWKSLGIIGIEYLKQELNKITEEKIPDEWQKSTLIPIFKNKGDIMECVQESRLRNIVEISEEQFGFMKGKSTTDAIFVLRQLQEKFREG; encoded by the exons ATGAAGAATGGCAAAGCAGTGGGCCCAGACAATCTACCGGTCGAGGTGTGGAAGAGCTTAGGAATTATTGGAATTGAATATCTGAAGCAAGAACTCAACAAAATCACGGAGGAGAAAATCCCTGATGAATGGCAGAAAAGCACTTTAATACCAATTTTCAAGAATAAAGGAGACATCATGGAATGTG TGCAGGAGAGCCGATTAAGGAACATCGTGGAGATTAGTGAGGAACAGTTTGGCTTCATGAAAGGCAAGTCAACAACAGATGCCATCTTTGTGTTGAGGCAATTACAAGAGAAATTCAGAGAGGGCTAG